TGCGTATAAAGATCAGGTTTTACCAAGTGCAGCGGTTGTTGATATTGAAAAGCTAGAACTTCTAAACGACGAGAACAAACTAGAGATGTTGTTCTACCGTCCACAAGAAGAAGCAAACACCAATGTTGTTCGTTTAAGCTTATTCCATAAAGATGTACCAATTCACTTATCTGACGTAATGCCGATGTTAGAAAACTTTGGTTTACGCGTAGTTGGTGAAACACCTTACTCAGTAAAAACGACTGACGGTAAAGTTAATTGGATCATGGATTTCACCATGCTAATTGACAACAAGGGCATTGCTGACTTTGATAAAGTGTCAGCGCGTTTTCGTGCAGCGTTAACGAATGTGTGGAATAACCGTTTAGAAAACGATGGTTTCAACCGTTTAGTATTAATGGGTGGCTTAACAGGTCGTGAAGCGTCTATTCTACGTGCCTACGCTAAATATATGCGTCAAATTGGTGTCACTTTCTCGCAAACTTACATCGAAAGTACCTTTGCAAATTACCCGCACATTGCATCGCAAATCGTTAACTTATTCACTAAAAAGTTCTCAGTTAAGAACCCTGGCAGTGAGAAGACACTTGAGAAGCTAGTTGCACAAGTTAATCTTGAACTAGAAAACGTAGCAAACCTAGATGACGACCGAATCATCCGTTTATACGTTGATATGATCAATGCAACTCTTAGAACGAACTTCTTCCAAAAAGAAGCGGACGGCCAATTTAAGTCATACGTATCGTTCAAAGTTCAGCCTTCTATGATCCCTGAAATGCCATTACCACTGCCTGCGTTTGAGATCTTTGTATACTCGCCGCGCGTTGAAGGTGTGCATTTACGTGGTGGTAAAGTTGCTCGTGGTGGTTTACGTTGGTCTGACCGTCGTGAAGACTTCCGTACTGAAGTGCTGGGTCTTGTTAAAGCGCAACAAGTTAAAAACACGGTTATCGTGCCAGTCGGTTCGAAAGGTGGTTTTGTGTGTAAACAGCTACCGACAGACCGTGAAGCATTCTTCAAAGAAGGCCAAGAGTGTTACAAGATTTTCATCCGTGGTTTATTAGATATCACAGATAACATTGAACGTGGTGAGATTGTTCCACCAGTTGATGTTGTTCGTCATGATGAAGATGACCCGTATTTAGTTGTAGCTGCCGATAAGGGTACTGCGACTTTCTCTGATATCGCTAACGGCATCGCAAATGAATATAACTTCTGGCTAGGTGATGCATTCGCATCAGGTGGCTCAGTAGGTTACGACCACAAGAAAATGGGTATCACAGCGAAAGGTGCGTGGGAATCTGTTAAACGTCATTTCCGTGAAATGGACATTGACTGTCAAACAACTGATTTCACTGTTGTGGCAATCGGCGACATGGCGGGTGACGTATTTGGTAATGGTATGTTGCTTTCTAAGCACATTCGCTTACAAGTAGCGTTTAACCACATGCACATCTTTGTTGATCCAAACCCTGATGCAGCGACATCTTACCCAGAGCGTGAACGTTTATTTAATCTACCGCGTTCTTCTTGGGAAGATTACAACAAAGACCTTATTTCACAAGGTGGTGGCATTTTCTCACGTGCGGCTAAATCAATTAGCTTAAGCTCAGAAATGAAGAAAATGCTTGGCACTAAGAAAGCGAGCATGACACCTAACGAGTTAATCAAAGCAGCTCTAATGATGGAGTTTGATTTACTTTGGAATGGTGGTATCGGTACTTACATCAAGAACTCTAAAGAGACTGATGCTGATGTTGGTGACCGCGCGAATGATGCACTTCGTATTAACGGTTCTGAGCTTGGTGCGAAGATCTTAGGTGAGGGCGGTAACTTAGGTGCGACTCAATTAGGTCGTATCGAATTTGCGGCTAAAGGCGGTCGTGTTAACACTGACTTCATCGATAACGTAGGTGGTGTTGCGTGTTCAGATAACGAAGTAAACATCAAGATCTTACTTAATGGCCTAGTTGCTGAAGGTGACTTAACACGTAAACAGCGTGATGAGTTACTTTATTCAATGACTGATGAAGTGTCTGAGTTAGTATTAAAAGACTGTTACCGTCAAACGCATACCTTATCGATTACTCAATCAAAAGGTACGTCAACGCTTAAAGAGAAAGTACGTTTCATCCATGCCCTTGAAAAAGATGGCAAGCTTAACCGTGCAATTGAGTTCATCCCAACGGATGAAGAACTTGCAGAGCGCGCAGCAGCGGGTAAAGATTTAACTCGTCCAGAGCTTTCTGTACTTGTTTCTTACGCGAAGATGGTTCTTAAAGAGTCTCTAGTGGTTGATGAAATCACTGAAAACCCTTACTACCGTCAGTTATTAGTTAAGTCGTTCCCAGTGCCACTTCGTGAGAAGTTTAACGATGCAATGGATAACCACCCACTTCGTAAAGAGATTATCGCAACGAAACTTGCAAACAACATCGTTAACGATATGGGTCTTAACTTTATGGTTCGTATGCACGAAGAAACAGGTGCTAACGAAGCTGAAATCGCACTTTGCTACTCAATTGCAAAAGAAGTGTTCCAGATGCCAGAAACATGGTCATCAATTGTTGCACTTGATAATAAGATCCCAGCAGCTGTACAAACAGAAATGCTATATCAATTACGTCGTACGGTTCGTCGTGCAACACGTTGGTTCTTACGTCATCGCAATAAAGCACAAACGATTGAGCAAGCAATTGAATTCTTTGCACCAACATTTGCTGATTTAAGTGAAAACTTAAACAGCTACATGGTTGAAAAAGAAAGCGAGCGCCTAGTTAAAGCAGCAGAGAAGCTAATTGACAGCAATGTACCAAAAGCACTTGCAACACGTATTGTGTCACTATCAAGCTTATTCTCTGTAATGGACTTAGCTGAAATTGCAAATAATTCAGAGCGTAGCATTGATATGGTTTCTAATACCTACTTCAAGCTGGGTGCGCGTATGGGCTTACATTGGTTCCTTGACCAAATCACCAACCAACCAGTTGCGAACCACTGGCAAGCACTTGCTCGTGCTTCTTACCGTGAAGAGCTGGATTGGCAACAACGTACATTATCAGCTGTGGTACTTAATAGCTTTGCAGCAGACAGCAAAGACATTGATGCACAAATTGATGAGTGGATGGATAACCAAGATCTACTATTACAACGTTGGAAACAGATGCTATCTGAGTTCAAAACATCGCAAAGCCATGATTTTGCGAAGTTCTCAGTGGCACTTCGTGAACTAATGTTGTTAAGCCACAACTGTGACACTTCCAAATAAGTGAAAAGTCGTTAAAATACATACCCCAGCTCGCTGGGGTATTTTTTTGCCCTTAATTTGCAATGGTCCGTTTATAAACGGCTACCTTGTTTATTTTTACCTAAGGAACAAACCATGTTTTATGATCTAGCTCGCCGTTTTATGTTTACCCGTGATGCGGAGTGGGCTCATGAATTTGCACTTAATAATTTACGCCGATTTGCTCATACGCCATTGAGTGCTACGTGGTCTCAATCTGTCCCTAATAAACCCGTCAACTTTTTAGGTTTAGAGTTTAAAAACCCAGTAGGTTTAGCGGCAGGCTTAGATAAAAATGCCGAGTGTATTGATGCATTTTCGCAAATGGGTTTTGGTTTTGTTGAAGTAGGTACTGTTACGCCACGTCCTCAAGCGGGTAATGACAAGCCGCGTATTTTCCGCTTACCTGAATCAAATGCGATTATTAACCGTATGGGCTTTAACAATAAGGGCGTTGATAACCTAGTTAACAATGTTAAAGCGGCGAAATATGACGGTATTCTAGGTATTAATATTGGTAAAAATAAAGATACACCAAACGAGCAGGGTAAAGATGATTACATTCACTGTATGCGTAAAGTATTTGAACATGCATCGTATATCACAGTAAATATTTCTTCACCGAATACCCCTGGTCTTCGTGACTTACAATATGGCGAAGCGCTTGATGACTTATTACAAAGCTTAAAGAATGAACAACTTGATTTAGTTGCTAAACATAACAAACAAGTGCCTATGTTGGTTAAGATTGCGCCTGATCTTGATGAAGTACAAATCGGCCAAGTTAGTGAGTCATTGATCAACAATAAGATCGATGGTGTTATTGCTACAAACACGACACTTGAGCGCGCAATGGTACAAGGTCAACAATACGCAAATGAAGCGGGTGGTTTATCTGGCCAGCCTGTGCGTCAGCGTTCAACCCACGTAGTTAGTGAGCTTAAGCGTTTAACTGATGGTAAGTTACCTATCATTGGTGTGGGTGGTATTGATGATGCTGATTCTGCAAAAGAGAAATTTGCAGCGGGTGCAGACCTTGTACAAGTTTACACTGGTTTCATTTATAAAGGCCCAGAATTGGTAAAAACGATCCTAAATAGCTTATAAGGATCAGTTATTTAAGCAATTGATCATTAATAAAATGTTCTAAGAAATCATTTTATTAATGGTCTGCTTTAGTTATAATTTATGATTAAGCGCACAGTATTTATTCTTTAGGGAGGAGACATGTTACAAGCATCTAAGCAATGGAAATGGCTTGCTTGTGCGAAAAATAATCGTCTTTTGGTTGACCTAGACCAAAATATGCAGCTGTGCACGCCCTACAAACTTCGCCAACTCACTGATGCTGTTTTACAAGAGCCAAACTTTAGCCTTGAAGACGCTGCATTTTATCAGCAAGTTTATCAATACCTCGAAACTTTCTCATTATGGAGCCCTGCAGAGCTTTGCCAAATTGCGCTAAATGCCACTGCGGTCAAATTTCATTTAAAGCCAGTACTTGCAAAAAGTTGGTTCTTTCATGAGTATCATGGCAGCCAGCCAAGTGTCGAAGCTGTAGTGAAATTGTGCTCACAGGCACAAGAAGGGGAGTTTTTAATTGTTGACCACTCAAGCGAAGCCTCAGTGTGTATTAACCTAAGCCAACACTTTCAATTAGACGAAAACCTTTCTCTTGAACAGTTTGAGGCTATTAAGGTTTTAAATAACCGTATCCATCCTGTTTATATTCAACAAAAACAGTTTAAATCTGCCTAATATCCCTGCAAATGTTGGCGTTTTTGTTCGCCAAGCTATGCTATAATCCTGCGCAATTAGCATTTAAGGGTTTTTACTTTGCAATTTATCGCACTTACTTCTATCGGAATAGAAAATTTACTTGTTGATGAGCTTACAGCACTTGGTGCAGAAGTCTCAAAACAAACCGTGGGCTCTGTACGTTTTGAAGCAGATAGCTTATTAGCACAAAAGATTTGTTTATCGAGCCGTTTTGCGACTCGTATCATGATGCTGATAGAAGAAAAAGAAGGCGTAAAAGACAAAGACAGCCTTTATCAATTTGCCCGACTTCAACCGTGGCAGGAGTGGTTTGGCCCAAAACAAACCTTTGCTGTTGATTTTAGCGGCACTAATAACGATTTAAAAAATACCCAATTTTCTGGTCTAGTTGTAAAAGATGCGATTGTTGATTACTTTGCAGATTTATTCGAGCAACGTCCTGATGTTGATAAATACAATGCCAACGTTCGAGTTGTAGCAAGATTGAACCGTCAAGGTGTTGCGCTTTATATCGATTATTCTGGCCCGCGTTTATCTGAGCGTGGTTATCGTCAAGATCAAGGTAAAGCGCCGATAAAAGAGCATTTAGCTGCAGCCCTTGTAAAGCGAAGTGGTTGGCTTGAAAACGTACAACAACCTTTATTTGATCCATGTTGCGGTGCTGGTACCATTTTAATTGAAGCAGCAAGCATGGCTCGTAATGAAGCGCCGGGGTTATTCCGTGAAGGTTTTGCCTTTGAGCGCTTGCCTAGTTTCCGTATTCAAAAATACAAAGAATTAAAAGCAGAACTAACGGCTCAAATTACAGATCCTAAACTTTGGCTTATTGGCCATGATATTGACGCTGGTGTAATTAAAAAAGCTCAAGAAAACGCAGAGCGTGCAGACCTTGGTAATGTGATTAAGTTTAAACAAAGCGATGCGACTAAGTTAACGTCAGTTGCAAAACTACCTGGTGTGGTGATTTCAAACTTACCTTATGGTGAACGTTTAGGCTCAATGGCTGAGCTGGTTAACTTACACCGTAGCTTAGGTGTAGGTTTTAAAAAGCACTTTAATCATTGGAAACTCGCTCTACTAGGCACCGACGAAAGCTTATTTAAATTATTAAAGTTAGTTAAGTTAAAACGCTATAAGTTTAAAAATGGCCCGTTAGATGTTGTATTAAATCTTTACCAACTTGACGATAAACAAGTAGAACTTAGTAAAGAAGATAAGCCAGCCCTTAATTTTGAGGGTTCAACAGCCTTTGCAAACCGTTTAAAGAAAAATAAGCAAAATTTAAAGAACTGGTTAAAACAAAATGAAGTAAGCTGCTACCGTGTTTATGATGCGGATATTCCAGAATATAATGTAGCTGTTGACGTGTACGATGATTCAGCAGTCATTTTTGAATATGCTGCACCGAAAGAAATCGACGACAATACAGCTCAAAAACGTTTGCAAGATGTGATCAGCCTGACTGCTGAGCAGTTAAAGATTGCACCAGAAAACATTGCGGTTAAAGTGCGTAAAAAGCAAAAAGGTGAAGAGCAATATACCAAGGTAGCAAAACAAAATCGTACTCAAGTAGTTGAAGAGTTTGGCGCTAAATTCAAAGTTAATCTATTTGATTATCTAGACACTGGCTTATTCTTAGATCACCGTTTAGCTCGTCGTTATATTCAACAAAACGCACAAGGCAAACGCTTCTTAAACTTGTTCGCTTATACAGGCAGCGCATCTGTGCATGCTGCTGTGGGTGGTGCCAAAGCCATTACAACGGTTGATATGTCAAAAACCTACTTAAAGTGGGCGCAAGAAAACTTTGCCCTGAATGATATCAGTAATACCCGTTATCGTTTTGAGCAAGCAGACTGCTTGAAGTGGCTTGAGTATGCACAAGGCCAATATGATTTAATTTTCTTAGATCCACCAACGTTCTCAAACTCAAAACGTATGAAAGATGCGTTTGATGTACAACGCGACCACATCAAACTACTTACTTGGGTTAAGAAGATTTTAAGCCCGAACGGTACGCTTATATTCTCAAACAATAAGCGTGGCTTTAGCATGGATGAAGTAGGGCTAATGGGTCTGGGTTTAAAAGCAGAAAACATTTCTGACATGACTTTATCACCAGACTTTAAACGTAATAAGCAAATTCATAATAGCTGGCTTATTACCCATGGCTAATTTTACCCTGTACCACACTGATGGCTGTCATCTGTGTGAAATGGCCGATGAATTATTAATTGCTGCAAACGCTTCGTTTGTAGCAAAAGACATTATGGACAGTGAACAGCTGATTGAACTTTACCAAACCAGTATTCCGGTTGTGGAGTCTCATCAAGGCGAAAAATTATTTTGGCCTTTTAATGCTGAGCAATTAGCGCAATTTATTGCTAATAATAAAGAATAAGAGTAGTAATCACGATGGATTTAATCAGAATAGCCAAAGCTCAACTCGCTTATGGTACGCATCCGCTACTAGATGATGCCGATGCTGTTATTGAGTCAGGAGAGCGCGTTTGTATCGTTGGTCGAAACGGTGCAGGTAAATCAACACTGCTAAAAGTGCTTGATGGCCAAGTAACATTGGATGATGGCGAAATCAACCAATTAGGCGGTATTCGCATTTCTCGTTTAGAGCAAGATCCACCAAAAGGGGCTGCAGGCTCAGTATTTGATTATGTAGCGCAGGGCATGCCTGACATAGCTAACTTACTAATAGAATATCACCAAGTTAGTAATCAAATGCAAACAGACTATAACGATAAATTGCTGAATAAATTAGAGCGTTTATCTAATCAATTAGAAACCGTTGATGGCTGGCGTTTTGATACCCGTATTCAGCTCGTTTTATCTCGTTTAGAACTAGACCCAGAAGCCAAGCTTGAATCATTATCGGGTGGTTGGCTACGTAAAGTTGCTCTTGCACGAGCCTTGGTTAGTGAACCCGATTTACTGCTACTTGATGAGCCTACCAACCACTTGGATATGAGCAGTGTTATTTGGCTCGAGCAATTTTTAAAAGAATTTAAAGGCGGTATCGTTTTTATTTCTCACGACCGTGCATTCATTCGAGCAGTTGCAACCCGTATTCTTGATTTAGACCGTGGTAAGTTGGTTTCTTACCCTGGCGATTATGCGACATACCTTGAACAAAAAGCGCATGATTTAAAAGTAGAAGAAACGCAAAACGCATTATTTGATAAACGCTTAGCAGAAGAAGAAGCGTGGATCCGCCAAGGTATTAAAGCACGTAGAACGCGTAACGAAGGCCGAGTACGCGCATTAAAAGACTTGCGTAAAGAGCGTAAGCAGCGTGTTGAACAGGTCGGTAAAACCGATTTCAATATTGAAACTGCTGATCGTTCAGGAAAGTTAGTTTTCGAAGCAAAAAACATTAGTCATGCATTTAAAGATAAAGTGATCGCAAAAGATTTCTCGACCCTTGTTATGCGTGGCGATCGTGTTGGCCTTGTTGGGCCAAATGGTATTGGTAAAACAACACTGCTTAAAATTTTATTTGGTGACTTAACGCCAGATAGCGGTAGTGTTAAGCAAGGTGTTAACTTAGAGTTTGCTTATTTTGACCAGTATCGTCAAAAGCTTGATGAAGAAGCCACGGTACAAGATAACGTCGCTGAAGGTAAGCAAGAAGTGATGATGGGCGGGCGCTCACGTCATGTACTCGGTTACTTACAAGACTTTTTATTTCCACCGGCAAGGGCACGTACGCCAGTAAAAGCACTTTCTGGTGGGGAAAAGAACCGCTTATTATTAGCAAAGTTATTTTTAAAGCCATCTAACATTATTGTTCTCGATGAGCCAACCAATGACCTCGATATTGAAACTTTAGAACTCTTAGAAGAGATCATTAACCAATATCAGGGCACTGTGCTGATTGTTAGCCATGACCGTGAATTTATAGATAATACCTGTAATTCTGTATGGGCATTTGAAGGTGACGGCAAGATCACCGACATTGTCGGAGGCTATAGCGACTATGAAGCGTATGCAGCTCATTTAGCTGAGCAAGAAAAACAACAACAGCAACAAATTAAGCAAGAAAAGCCGGCCGTTGTTAGCCAAGATAAAACACCAAAGAAAAGTAATAAACTCTCTTACAAATTAAAACTTGAATTAGAAGAATTACCCAGTAAAGTGGAACAACTTGAAAAAGCGTTAGACGCTCAGCAAGTTGTGGTTAATGACCCTGACTTTTTTAAGCAAGATGCTGCAATTACATCAGAAGCATTGAACCATTTAGCCCAGTTAGAGTCTGAGCTTGAAGCCGCTTTTGAGCGCTGGGAAGAACTCGAAGATTTAAAGAATCAGTAGTAAGGATTAAAATGAAATATAAATTACTCGCTGCCAGTATTTTAGCTACTCTAAGTACCTCAGCGATGAGCGCGACCTATAAATTAGAAGAGTTAGGTGGTCTGGAAGGCTCTAAGCATAATTATATAACGGATGTTAGTGAAAACGGTCATATCATTGGTCTTGCAAATGGTATGTACAAATTACCTGTAGACGTTTCTTACATAGATTTTGAAGAAAGCAACATTAAAAATGCTTATGACCAAGAAAAAGCGCGCTTAGAATCAATTGATAAAGAAATTACGTTTACGTTAGATGATATACAAAATAACGATGCAGTAAATACCAACGCTGATGCGCATTCGTTTATGATAAGATTCTTAGCGACAGATAGCCGTTCAAATGATTCAGAATTTCAGAAAATATCGAGCGCAATTGCAACGATATACAATGCCGAAGGCTCGCAGGAGCAGGTGTTATTTGATGAAGCATCGCTTGATTATGATGGCTTGACCCGTTCAACATCAAACCTCCTAACAGCAGTTGCTGATGATGGTGTAATGGTTGGCTGGGGTAGTGCACCTTACGAGAAAACCGCCTTTACCCAAACAGATGAAGACGAAGAAGAAACTCATTTCTTGCGTGAATTTATCAGCCGAGGCATTGTTATTGGTGCTAATGGTGTCGAAGTACCTTTAGTTCCTGAGTTTGATGAGCACGGTGGTATTAGCGCAGCTTACGGTATTACCAAAACAAACGCTGGCTACGAAGTGGTAGGTACCGTATCTACTGGTATTCCAATTGATCCTCAAGATGATATCGATGATCGATGTGATAATGAAGACGAGCCAGTTTCTGATTGTGTTGAAACCTTAAACCGTACTTATAGAAAAGGCATTTTTCATAAACGCGCTGTTAAATGGACACTTGATAGTAATTTAAATATTACAAATACCGAAATATTAGGTTTAGGTGTAACTCCAGAGGATGATGAAGACTTTGCTTTTCGTAGCAATGCTATTGCAATAAATGAAAATGGTTTAGTCGTAGGTTCATCAGACGTTCGTTATAAAAATGGCATTTACTCTATGCCGGTAATTTTCGAAAATGGTGAAGTAAAAGAGTTTATTGATTTTGAAGATGACTGGAGAACGGGTCAAGCTCTAGCTTTAAATAATAACGATATTGTGGCTGGTTACGCTGCCAAAAGAATAGATGGTACAAATCGTACTAAATTTTTCTATTACGACAAGGCTAGCGATAGTGTTGTTTTCCCGACTGATTATTTCTCGAGTTCTAGCTCAATCGCTAATGACATAAATGATAATGGTATCATAGTCGGAGAAGGTGAAACCGATATCTACAATACGTCTACACGTCGTCGTGAAGGCTTTATGTACACCATCGGCGAAGATAAAGTCGTAAATTTAAACAATCTATTACCTTGCTATGAAGAAGATGGTGAAACACGATTTAAATACGTTGTTGCTGAAGCCAAGTCGATTAACAACAATAATGAAATCTTCGGTGTTGCTACCAAAACGGTAGAAAAAACAGATTCATTCGGTAACACGGTAGTCGATCTTAACGGTAATGTTGAATATGAAAGTATTGCAGTACCTGTTAAGTTAACACCAATTAGTGGATCAATTGAAGAGTGCCCTGCAGAAGAAGTTGAACAATACGAGCGTCAATCAGCAAGCTTCCCTTGGTATGCATTATTGCTATTACCATTTGCAGCAGCACGTCGTGTATTTCGTAAGAAGTAATAATTAGAGAGTTGTTTGCAAAGCAAATAGCTTTCTTGCAAGAAATAAAAAACCCAGCTTTAAGCTGGGTTTTTTGTCTATACTGAAATCAGTTATTTTTTATGTCGATGTATCCATGCTTTACGGACTGAGCGTTTCCAAAGCATGTCGGTACCAAAATAACCAATGATTGCCGCAGCTGTTGCACAAATAAATGAGCCAACTAAAAATGCTGGGCCAATTGTTGTAAGGCTATCTATAAACCATTGCCAGCTTGGTTCAAATTGGAAGTGCTGCCGTGGCTGAGCAAGGGCAATCGTGCCTACAATATATGAACAATAGAAAATAGGAGGCATGGTTAGTGGGTTAGTGATCCACACTGTTGCAACAGAAATCGGTAAATTCACTCGAAATGGAATAGCCAGGGCGGCTGCAAGAACCATTTGAAAAGGAACAGGGATGAACGCAAAAAATAAACCAACCGCAAATGCACCGCGTGCTGAGCGTCTATTTAAGTGCCATAAATTGGCATCATGCAATAAACGACCAAAAATTCTTAAATACTTGTGTTCTTTTACCTTGTTATGATCAGGTAAAAAGCGTTGGATCGTTTTCTTAGCCATTTAAAGCAACCATTTACATCTATTTGGTTATGCAGCGGCTTTGTCATAGGCTGTTTTTTCACCCTATATACATTTGGCACTGCGGCGTTTTATATAATGAGTTTTGCTGTATTGCTAGCAGGTG
Above is a window of Pseudoalteromonas shioyasakiensis DNA encoding:
- a CDS encoding DUF2062 domain-containing protein; the encoded protein is MAKKTIQRFLPDHNKVKEHKYLRIFGRLLHDANLWHLNRRSARGAFAVGLFFAFIPVPFQMVLAAALAIPFRVNLPISVATVWITNPLTMPPIFYCSYIVGTIALAQPRQHFQFEPSWQWFIDSLTTIGPAFLVGSFICATAAAIIGYFGTDMLWKRSVRKAWIHRHKK
- a CDS encoding DUF3466 family protein; amino-acid sequence: MKYKLLAASILATLSTSAMSATYKLEELGGLEGSKHNYITDVSENGHIIGLANGMYKLPVDVSYIDFEESNIKNAYDQEKARLESIDKEITFTLDDIQNNDAVNTNADAHSFMIRFLATDSRSNDSEFQKISSAIATIYNAEGSQEQVLFDEASLDYDGLTRSTSNLLTAVADDGVMVGWGSAPYEKTAFTQTDEDEEETHFLREFISRGIVIGANGVEVPLVPEFDEHGGISAAYGITKTNAGYEVVGTVSTGIPIDPQDDIDDRCDNEDEPVSDCVETLNRTYRKGIFHKRAVKWTLDSNLNITNTEILGLGVTPEDDEDFAFRSNAIAINENGLVVGSSDVRYKNGIYSMPVIFENGEVKEFIDFEDDWRTGQALALNNNDIVAGYAAKRIDGTNRTKFFYYDKASDSVVFPTDYFSSSSSIANDINDNGIIVGEGETDIYNTSTRRREGFMYTIGEDKVVNLNNLLPCYEEDGETRFKYVVAEAKSINNNNEIFGVATKTVEKTDSFGNTVVDLNGNVEYESIAVPVKLTPISGSIEECPAEEVEQYERQSASFPWYALLLLPFAAARRVFRKK